A region of Vitis vinifera cultivar Pinot Noir 40024 chromosome 13, ASM3070453v1 DNA encodes the following proteins:
- the LOC100253037 gene encoding CASP-like protein 4D1, with protein MKPPSPVAALVLRILTLISISISFIVLITNTTTLSSDYGKVKLHFKDVYSYRYMVFTLVVGFAYTLLQIAFTIYQVCMGKRLSSGDGLYQFDFYGDKVISYVLATGVGAAFGATIDLKEASSGANKFFNKGSAAASLLLLAFLFTAVSSVFSSLALPKKI; from the exons ATGAAGCCTCCTTCCCCTGTTGCTGCACTTGTATTAAGGATCCTGACCCTAATTTCCATTTCGATATCATTCATCGTCCTCATCACCAACACCACCACCTTATCTTCCGATTACGGTAAAGTGAAGCTCCACTTTAAAGATGTCTACTCCTACag GTACATGGTTTTTACGCTTGTGGTGGGATTTGCATATACCCTTTTGCAAATTGCTTTCACAATCTATCAGGTGTGCATGGGAAAACGCTTAAGCAGTGGTGATGGACTCTATCAATTCGACTTCTACGGCGATAAG GTGATATCCTATGTACTAGCCACAGGGGTTGGTGCAGCATTTGGTGCTACCATAGATCTGAAGGAAGCATCCTCGGgtgctaacaaatttttcaATAAGGGAAGTGCAGCTGCCAGCCTCCTTCTCCTTGCCTTCTTGTTCACTGCAGTATCATCAGTTTTCTCATCCTTAGCACTGCCTAAGAAAATTTAA